One window from the genome of Spiractinospora alimapuensis encodes:
- the mobF gene encoding MobF family relaxase produces MRVMSAGDGYEYLLRTVAAGDGDRSLSTPLTRYYTEEGTPPGFWMGSGLPYLGGGELTEGGRVSEAQLQLLVGMGRDPITGEPLGEAYRQYASVQERVDQRVADLDSELGPVSRAEQVAAIEAEEAERGTRRAVAGYDLTFSVPKSLSAWWGVADGGTQSLIADAHHQAVAEVVAFLEREVATTRVGAAGPEGAVAHVDVAGVLATAFDHYDSRSGDPQLHTHVVVSNKVLTVQDQKWRTLAGRPVHASVVALSELYNAILADRITGMFGIEWEARERGRDRNPAWELAPVPDELISEFSSRSRQIEEEKTRLIDTYRAKHGREPSAKTILKLRAQATLATRPEKRVQSLAALTANWRHRAGEVLGEDATGWARTLTGTGEQAALLRADDVPLDTITDLGQSVVAAVGEKRSTWRRWNLHSEASRQLMGIRFATAADREAITGMVTDAAEQASLRLTPPELASSPIVFRRPDGSSRFRHPSAVLYSTEELLAAEDRLLDRSHATTGPTVELATVEKITSRPDTEGRRLGPDQADALQRIAVSGRVVDVLVGPAGAGKTTAMSALKRAWEQQHGTGSVVGLAPSENAAQVLGEELGIATENTARWWQMHLLHGTTFDKDQLVILDEASLAGTGSLDRITGLAEQAGAKVLLVGDWSQLQAVDAGGAFGMLVHDRDDAPELVDVHRFTHQWEKANSLALRHGRTPAIDTLIEHDRVRGGEQDAMIDAAYTAWRADVQAGWASILVAETRETVTQLNERARADLILDRTITPSREVTLHDGTQASKGDRVITRENDRRLRSKNGKNWVRNGDRWTITAVSSDGSITVRPAGRRFGGSLVLPAAYVAEQVELGYAITGHRAQGVTVDTAHTVVTATTTRENFYVAMTRGRHGNYAYVATDTTDDAHVAPHPSDNPDAAARSVLYGVLQHVGAELSAHETVTAEQERWGSIAQLVAEYETIAQAGQHDRWATLLETSGLTEGQVDLVLGSDAYGALSAELRRAEANHHDLDELFPWLVAARDFADADDIASVLHHRLARATARPAGSGRTRRSPWLIAGLVPYASGVTDPEMHHALTEREELIEHRASAVLDRDLNEGEPWTAALGTKPADARTAQRWRQAGRVVAAYRDRYQITDDTPLGPGPGSDAQKLDAARATAALTRAQQLSRHTPNTEQPDLTMEARQGRAL; encoded by the coding sequence ATGCGAGTGATGAGCGCCGGCGACGGCTACGAGTACCTGCTGCGCACCGTCGCCGCCGGTGACGGCGACCGCTCGCTCTCGACCCCGTTGACGAGGTATTACACGGAGGAGGGAACTCCTCCCGGGTTTTGGATGGGGTCGGGCCTGCCGTACCTCGGCGGCGGCGAGCTCACCGAGGGCGGCCGGGTCTCCGAGGCTCAGCTTCAGCTCCTGGTCGGGATGGGTCGCGACCCGATCACGGGTGAGCCGCTGGGTGAGGCGTATCGGCAGTACGCGAGCGTGCAGGAGCGCGTCGATCAGCGGGTCGCTGACCTTGACTCGGAGCTGGGGCCGGTGTCTCGTGCGGAGCAGGTCGCGGCGATCGAGGCGGAGGAGGCTGAGCGCGGCACCCGCCGGGCGGTCGCGGGGTATGACTTGACGTTCTCGGTGCCGAAGTCGCTGTCGGCGTGGTGGGGTGTTGCGGACGGAGGCACGCAATCCCTGATCGCAGACGCCCATCATCAGGCGGTTGCGGAGGTGGTTGCGTTCCTCGAACGCGAGGTTGCGACCACGCGCGTCGGTGCCGCCGGGCCGGAGGGCGCGGTCGCGCATGTCGATGTCGCCGGCGTCCTCGCAACCGCGTTCGACCACTACGACTCACGCAGTGGTGATCCGCAGTTGCACACGCACGTCGTGGTCAGCAACAAAGTGCTGACGGTGCAAGATCAGAAATGGCGCACCCTCGCCGGTCGCCCGGTGCACGCCTCGGTCGTCGCGCTGTCCGAGCTGTACAACGCGATCCTCGCTGATCGGATCACGGGCATGTTCGGGATCGAGTGGGAGGCCAGGGAGCGGGGCCGGGATCGGAACCCGGCATGGGAGCTTGCGCCGGTGCCGGACGAGCTGATCTCGGAGTTCTCGTCGCGGTCGCGGCAGATCGAGGAGGAGAAGACTCGCCTGATCGACACTTACCGGGCCAAGCATGGCCGTGAGCCGTCGGCGAAGACGATCCTGAAGCTCCGCGCCCAGGCGACCCTCGCGACTCGTCCGGAGAAGCGGGTGCAGTCGCTCGCTGCCCTTACCGCCAACTGGCGCCACCGCGCCGGCGAGGTCCTCGGTGAGGACGCGACCGGCTGGGCGCGCACTCTCACCGGCACCGGGGAGCAGGCGGCGCTGTTGCGGGCCGACGATGTACCCCTGGACACCATCACCGACCTCGGCCAGTCCGTCGTCGCGGCGGTGGGTGAGAAACGGTCGACGTGGCGGCGCTGGAACCTCCACTCCGAGGCGAGCCGGCAGCTCATGGGCATCCGGTTCGCGACCGCCGCTGACAGGGAGGCGATCACCGGCATGGTCACCGACGCCGCCGAACAGGCGTCGCTGCGGTTGACGCCGCCGGAGCTGGCATCGAGCCCGATCGTGTTCCGCCGCCCCGACGGATCAAGCCGCTTCCGCCACCCCAGCGCCGTCCTTTACTCCACCGAAGAACTGCTGGCCGCGGAAGACCGCCTCCTCGACCGCTCCCACGCCACGACCGGGCCGACCGTGGAACTGGCCACCGTCGAGAAGATCACCAGCAGACCGGATACGGAGGGCCGCCGGCTCGGCCCCGATCAGGCCGATGCCCTACAGCGGATCGCCGTGTCGGGCCGGGTCGTCGACGTGCTCGTCGGGCCAGCAGGTGCAGGGAAGACGACAGCGATGAGCGCGTTGAAGCGGGCCTGGGAGCAGCAGCACGGCACAGGCAGCGTGGTCGGGCTCGCCCCGTCGGAGAACGCGGCACAGGTGCTCGGCGAGGAACTGGGGATCGCGACGGAAAACACGGCCCGCTGGTGGCAGATGCACCTCCTCCACGGAACCACGTTCGACAAGGACCAGCTCGTGATCCTCGACGAAGCATCCCTGGCCGGCACCGGCTCCCTCGATCGCATCACCGGCCTCGCCGAACAAGCCGGCGCGAAAGTCCTCCTCGTGGGCGACTGGTCGCAACTCCAGGCGGTGGATGCGGGCGGGGCGTTCGGGATGCTAGTCCACGACCGCGACGACGCCCCCGAACTGGTCGACGTACACCGGTTCACCCATCAATGGGAGAAGGCCAACTCGCTGGCCCTGCGGCACGGCCGTACCCCGGCCATCGACACGCTCATCGAGCACGACCGAGTGCGCGGCGGGGAACAGGACGCGATGATCGATGCCGCCTACACCGCCTGGCGGGCCGACGTGCAAGCGGGGTGGGCGTCGATCCTCGTCGCCGAAACCCGCGAGACCGTCACCCAGCTCAACGAGCGGGCCCGCGCCGACCTCATCCTCGACCGCACGATCACCCCCAGCCGAGAAGTCACCCTGCACGACGGCACCCAGGCATCCAAGGGTGACCGGGTCATCACAAGGGAGAACGACCGGCGCCTGCGGTCGAAGAACGGCAAGAACTGGGTGCGCAACGGCGACCGCTGGACCATCACCGCCGTTTCCAGCGATGGGTCGATCACCGTCCGCCCCGCCGGACGACGCTTCGGCGGCTCACTCGTGCTCCCCGCCGCCTACGTCGCCGAACAGGTCGAACTCGGGTATGCGATCACCGGGCACCGCGCCCAAGGCGTCACGGTCGACACCGCGCACACGGTCGTGACGGCGACGACCACGCGGGAGAACTTCTACGTCGCGATGACCCGCGGCCGGCACGGGAACTACGCCTACGTCGCCACCGACACCACAGACGACGCGCATGTCGCCCCGCACCCCTCCGACAACCCCGACGCCGCCGCCCGGTCCGTCCTGTACGGGGTGCTCCAGCACGTCGGCGCCGAGCTGTCCGCGCACGAGACCGTCACCGCCGAGCAGGAGCGCTGGGGGTCCATCGCTCAGTTGGTGGCGGAGTACGAGACCATCGCCCAAGCCGGCCAGCACGACCGCTGGGCCACCCTCCTCGAAACCTCCGGCCTCACCGAGGGGCAGGTCGATCTCGTGCTCGGCTCCGACGCCTACGGTGCCCTGTCCGCCGAGCTGCGCCGCGCCGAGGCCAACCATCACGACCTCGATGAGTTGTTCCCGTGGCTCGTGGCGGCGCGGGACTTCGCCGATGCCGACGACATCGCCTCGGTCCTGCACCACCGCCTTGCCCGCGCTACCGCCCGCCCCGCCGGGTCCGGACGCACCCGCCGATCACCATGGCTGATCGCCGGGCTCGTCCCGTATGCCTCCGGCGTCACCGACCCCGAGATGCACCACGCCCTCACCGAACGCGAAGAGCTCATCGAGCACCGCGCATCCGCGGTCCTCGACCGCGACCTGAACGAGGGAGAACCATGGACGGCCGCGCTCGGAACCAAGCCAGCAGACGCACGAACGGCGCAGCGATGGCGGCAGGCC
- a CDS encoding acyltransferase family protein has translation MHRESQPNLRGLHRAEAAARPRLPWIDTVRVAVTVLVIAHHCAVTYGNIPVWFYNEPPQDPSAYALDALVVLNQTWFMGLFFLISGYFVPVSVDRHGPRTFAQDRLIRLGLPLLSFVLIVRPLANFHSWLLDSDRPPYALHYLRTIDAGPAWFLEVLLVFSLIYAIYRTARRTPPPGRDTASELRPGVAVVQLLALMAVMAATGAAWRLIVPDGTHWPVVGLPTPSFLPQYALMFAAGVLASRHRWLERVPTSVAAMTAALSAVTLSALAPGMMSPDPRVSAVAAGVLTAALGVGLSVVVLVIFRRLAPDTGPIRRFLSANAFTVYVIHPAILVGLALMLRDVTAPAIAKFGVLLLLAVPACWLLAAVVRTIPGVKKIM, from the coding sequence ATGCATAGAGAGTCTCAACCGAACTTGCGGGGGCTGCACCGCGCCGAGGCCGCTGCTCGTCCTCGACTGCCGTGGATTGACACGGTCCGGGTGGCAGTTACCGTCCTGGTCATAGCGCACCACTGCGCGGTCACCTACGGGAACATCCCCGTCTGGTTCTACAACGAGCCCCCACAGGATCCGTCGGCCTATGCGCTAGACGCGCTGGTTGTGCTGAACCAGACCTGGTTCATGGGTTTATTCTTCCTCATCTCGGGCTACTTCGTTCCTGTGTCGGTCGACCGACACGGGCCGCGCACATTCGCCCAGGATCGGCTCATCCGTCTGGGTCTCCCATTGCTCAGCTTCGTGCTGATCGTGCGGCCACTTGCCAACTTCCACTCCTGGCTACTCGACTCGGACCGGCCGCCCTACGCTCTGCACTACCTTCGCACTATCGATGCGGGACCGGCCTGGTTCCTCGAAGTGCTGCTGGTGTTCTCATTGATCTACGCCATCTACCGCACCGCACGCAGAACCCCTCCACCTGGCCGGGACACCGCTTCCGAACTTCGCCCCGGAGTTGCCGTCGTCCAACTCCTCGCGCTCATGGCCGTCATGGCTGCAACGGGGGCGGCCTGGCGGCTCATTGTTCCCGATGGCACTCATTGGCCAGTCGTGGGTCTGCCGACGCCGTCCTTTCTTCCGCAGTACGCGTTGATGTTTGCCGCTGGCGTGCTCGCGTCCCGGCATCGATGGCTGGAACGCGTGCCCACCTCAGTCGCCGCGATGACCGCAGCCCTGTCCGCAGTCACGCTTTCAGCGCTCGCGCCTGGGATGATGTCGCCCGACCCTCGCGTGTCTGCGGTCGCGGCGGGAGTTCTCACGGCCGCGCTCGGCGTCGGGCTCAGCGTGGTAGTGCTGGTGATATTCAGACGACTCGCGCCGGACACCGGACCGATCCGGAGGTTTCTGTCGGCGAACGCGTTCACCGTCTACGTCATTCATCCCGCAATCCTGGTCGGTCTTGCACTGATGCTTCGGGACGTCACGGCTCCGGCGATCGCGAAGTTCGGCGTCCTGCTCCTCCTGGCAGTACCGGCCTGCTGGCTGCTCGCTGCAGTCGTGCGCACGATCCCAGGAGTCAAGAAGATTATGTGA
- a CDS encoding DNA cytosine methyltransferase — translation MRDDHPLRGRPLHVGSLSSGYGGLDLAVEYATGGETIWFSETNTSIRVFAHHWPGFPDLGDITSVEWATVLPVDVLIGGFPCQDVSTVGRGAGLAPGTRSGLWSHMAAAIDALQPELVVIENVRGLLSAPAVRPTPEGATPDARNPDDATIDFTP, via the coding sequence ATGCGCGACGACCATCCCCTTCGCGGCCGCCCTCTCCACGTCGGGTCGCTGTCCTCCGGCTACGGCGGCCTCGACCTTGCCGTCGAGTACGCCACCGGCGGCGAGACGATCTGGTTCTCCGAGACCAACACCTCCATCCGCGTCTTCGCCCACCACTGGCCGGGCTTCCCGGACCTCGGCGACATCACATCCGTCGAGTGGGCGACGGTGCTGCCGGTGGACGTGCTGATCGGAGGGTTCCCCTGCCAAGACGTGAGCACGGTCGGCAGAGGCGCCGGCCTCGCACCCGGCACGCGCTCCGGGCTCTGGTCGCACATGGCGGCCGCGATCGACGCGCTACAACCCGAGCTCGTCGTCATCGAGAACGTCCGCGGCCTGCTCTCCGCACCCGCAGTCCGCCCCACCCCGGAAGGAGCAACCCCCGATGCACGCAACCCCGACGATGCAACCATCGACTTCACACCCTGA
- a CDS encoding DUF2637 domain-containing protein, whose product MTRRRGWAVVTAASGTVLIGAGAFWLSFTALADLAVRSGIGGGQAWIWPLLVDGLIVVATVAVVALDGHRAAWYPWALLIGGALVSVVANAAHALVTAEASVPGLLAATVAAVPPLVLLASTHLTVVLIRSTRTTTTPPQTDEPLPALPPAGTAPETPTQSPAPEPDAPSPQHEDKDEVEPTAPAIHEAHEPAPTVASSGRRERAARLREAGWSNKQIARELDVHPSTVGRWLPQQAQPKPEPAVEVSESSGPQEAGIPPEHSEEELS is encoded by the coding sequence ATGACTCGGCGGCGCGGGTGGGCGGTGGTCACGGCCGCGTCGGGCACCGTGCTCATCGGCGCGGGCGCGTTCTGGCTGTCGTTCACGGCGCTGGCCGACCTCGCCGTGCGCTCGGGGATCGGGGGCGGGCAGGCGTGGATCTGGCCGCTGCTGGTCGACGGGCTGATCGTCGTCGCCACCGTCGCCGTGGTCGCTCTCGATGGGCACCGGGCGGCGTGGTATCCGTGGGCGCTGCTCATTGGCGGCGCACTTGTCTCGGTGGTCGCGAACGCCGCGCACGCCCTGGTCACCGCCGAGGCGTCCGTGCCGGGCCTGCTCGCCGCGACCGTCGCCGCCGTCCCACCCCTGGTGCTGCTGGCGTCCACGCATCTGACCGTCGTGCTCATCCGCTCCACCCGCACCACGACCACCCCGCCGCAGACCGATGAGCCGCTGCCGGCTCTCCCGCCGGCAGGCACCGCACCCGAGACCCCAACCCAGAGCCCGGCGCCGGAGCCCGACGCCCCCTCACCGCAGCACGAGGACAAAGACGAAGTAGAGCCGACCGCGCCCGCGATCCACGAGGCCCACGAGCCGGCTCCGACGGTGGCTAGTTCTGGGCGGCGGGAGCGGGCGGCGCGGCTGCGGGAGGCGGGTTGGTCGAACAAGCAGATCGCCCGCGAGCTCGACGTGCATCCCTCCACCGTGGGCCGCTGGCTTCCCCAACAAGCCCAGCCCAAGCCCGAACCCGCGGTCGAGGTGTCTGAGTCGTCCGGCCCGCAGGAGGCCGGCATCCCACCTGAACATTCCGAGGAGGAACTGTCATGA
- a CDS encoding ArdC-like ssDNA-binding domain-containing protein, giving the protein MATRQEEARQAREAKLDELHDRLTGAVERLVTGEDWADALRFAARFRSRSFNNVLLIWEQHQAAFEQGRVPEPFPTYVAGYKQWQQLGRQVGKGQAGYQILAPVTGRFASANPSDPASWRRLNRGEKPKPGETVRSKMVGVRPAYVWDVSQTTGDPLPKKPEPRLLTGEAPEGLREGLAGRIKAEGFELLWVPHEGMIGGANGLTNFETRQVAVRENMPDAAQVKTEGHELAHVLMHGPDQEEARRHRGIGEVEAESVALMIGAAHGMDTSEYTIPYVAGWAAAVDGKNPVEVVQAAGERIRKTAINILDGLDTTQVPDGTPPGLDRDTQRRPLERGAGRAAPAAEPEELRPERAGRGL; this is encoded by the coding sequence ATGGCGACGAGGCAAGAGGAGGCCCGCCAGGCGCGGGAGGCGAAGCTCGACGAGCTCCACGACAGGCTCACCGGCGCGGTCGAGCGACTCGTCACCGGTGAGGACTGGGCCGACGCGCTCCGGTTCGCCGCGAGGTTCCGGTCGCGGTCGTTCAACAACGTCCTGCTGATCTGGGAACAGCATCAGGCCGCGTTCGAGCAGGGCCGGGTGCCCGAGCCGTTCCCGACCTATGTCGCCGGGTACAAGCAGTGGCAACAGCTCGGCCGACAGGTCGGCAAAGGCCAGGCCGGATACCAGATCCTCGCCCCCGTCACCGGCCGATTCGCGTCGGCGAACCCCTCCGATCCCGCGTCGTGGCGGCGCCTGAACCGGGGCGAGAAGCCCAAGCCGGGCGAGACTGTGCGCTCGAAGATGGTCGGGGTACGCCCGGCCTACGTCTGGGATGTCTCCCAGACCACCGGCGACCCGCTCCCGAAGAAGCCGGAGCCGCGGCTGCTGACCGGGGAGGCGCCGGAAGGACTGCGCGAGGGGCTGGCGGGACGGATCAAGGCGGAGGGGTTCGAGCTGCTGTGGGTGCCGCACGAGGGCATGATCGGCGGCGCGAACGGGCTCACGAACTTCGAGACCCGCCAGGTCGCCGTGCGGGAGAACATGCCCGACGCCGCGCAGGTGAAGACCGAGGGCCACGAGCTCGCCCACGTCCTGATGCATGGCCCCGACCAGGAGGAGGCCCGCCGACATCGCGGGATCGGTGAGGTCGAGGCCGAATCCGTGGCGCTGATGATCGGTGCCGCTCACGGGATGGACACCAGCGAGTACACGATCCCGTACGTGGCCGGGTGGGCGGCGGCCGTGGATGGGAAGAACCCGGTCGAGGTGGTCCAGGCCGCCGGGGAGCGGATCCGCAAGACCGCGATCAACATCCTCGATGGGCTCGACACGACCCAGGTGCCCGATGGCACCCCGCCCGGCCTCGACCGCGACACCCAACGCCGCCCACTAGAACGTGGCGCCGGCCGGGCGGCGCCTGCCGCGGAGCCTGAGGAGCTGCGACCCGAGCGGGCGGGGCGGGGGCTGTGA
- a CDS encoding helix-turn-helix domain-containing protein yields MFSEFGHQPASFGDAILIGPNVLFSAEPEDYVTLTAIYVDTDFALDQFFWQHSTVLHDRLDAQGFAEKVYSEPAQVLRLGRDRAGMVTPWLDEMVALSIEGCFPQRFNRLQALWFAVMDVVAPHIRISPVRLTPLQRARSRPVLPRTRRFAPLRREAMLAREALHENVAHPWTLGELAETVRLSPQQLTRVFAEAFGKTPIAYLTMLRVQEMARLLRETDLPVAAAGRHVGWSSRSRATEAFIEHTGLSPSRYRAMRPVTTDHPENGTVVR; encoded by the coding sequence GTGTTCAGCGAGTTCGGGCACCAGCCGGCCAGCTTCGGTGATGCGATCCTGATCGGCCCGAACGTGTTGTTCAGCGCCGAACCCGAAGACTACGTCACTCTCACCGCGATCTACGTCGATACCGACTTCGCGCTCGATCAGTTCTTCTGGCAGCACTCGACCGTCCTGCACGATCGGCTCGACGCGCAAGGGTTTGCCGAGAAGGTCTACTCCGAGCCGGCCCAGGTCCTGCGCCTGGGCAGAGACCGGGCGGGCATGGTGACGCCGTGGCTGGACGAGATGGTCGCCCTCAGTATTGAGGGCTGTTTCCCGCAGCGGTTCAACCGGTTGCAGGCCCTCTGGTTCGCGGTGATGGATGTCGTCGCCCCACACATCCGTATCTCGCCGGTGCGGTTGACGCCGTTGCAGCGGGCGCGCTCGCGTCCCGTGTTGCCGCGTACCCGGCGGTTCGCGCCGCTGCGCCGTGAAGCGATGCTCGCGCGCGAAGCCCTCCACGAGAACGTCGCGCACCCGTGGACGCTGGGCGAACTGGCCGAGACCGTGCGGCTATCTCCGCAACAGCTCACGCGGGTGTTCGCTGAGGCGTTCGGGAAGACCCCGATCGCTTACCTGACGATGCTGCGGGTGCAGGAGATGGCGCGGCTGCTGCGCGAGACCGACCTGCCCGTGGCTGCTGCGGGCCGGCATGTGGGCTGGTCGAGCCGGTCACGGGCGACGGAGGCGTTCATCGAGCACACCGGGCTCAGCCCGAGCCGCTACCGCGCCATGCGCCCCGTCACCACGGATCACCCCGAGAACGGCACCGTGGTCCGGTAA
- a CDS encoding TetR/AcrR family transcriptional regulator, whose translation MARGRGRDHDVVRQAIIDAAGAAVEQGGLESLTFRRVAAAADVSPGRVQHYFTDRARLVQACFDAVQDRARSRVEATLAKVEPSPAEVVAAILRTMIPRSPEDFRDLRVVTMFETLALTEPALGRALLEGHAELRMLLVDQVALVLRRPGSALEAAGITSPEMISDGLLATAGGLASEVLHGHLGADEAHRVLDAALACGLGKSTTDDTEGGHGG comes from the coding sequence GTGGCGCGAGGGCGCGGACGCGATCACGATGTGGTCCGGCAAGCGATCATCGATGCAGCGGGCGCCGCGGTCGAGCAGGGGGGCCTCGAGTCGCTGACGTTCCGTCGGGTCGCTGCTGCCGCGGATGTATCCCCGGGACGGGTCCAGCACTACTTCACCGACCGCGCCAGGCTGGTGCAGGCCTGCTTCGATGCTGTGCAGGATAGGGCGCGTTCTCGTGTGGAGGCGACGCTCGCGAAAGTCGAGCCGAGCCCTGCGGAGGTGGTCGCGGCGATTCTGCGCACGATGATCCCGCGGAGTCCCGAGGACTTCAGAGATCTCCGTGTGGTCACCATGTTTGAGACCTTGGCGCTCACCGAGCCGGCGTTGGGGCGGGCACTGCTGGAGGGTCACGCAGAGCTGCGCATGCTGCTGGTCGATCAGGTTGCGCTCGTCTTACGCAGACCCGGTTCCGCGCTGGAAGCAGCCGGCATCACGTCCCCGGAGATGATCTCTGATGGATTGCTTGCGACGGCCGGCGGGCTCGCGAGTGAAGTCCTGCACGGCCATCTCGGGGCCGACGAGGCACACCGGGTCCTAGACGCGGCGCTGGCCTGCGGGCTCGGCAAGAGCACGACTGACGACACGGAGGGCGGCCATGGCGGATGA
- a CDS encoding bifunctional DNA primase/polymerase: protein MTVRDLSAIFLDATDQPLPYAARGLASAGVPVFPVAPRDKVPLIRHGRGFRDATTDLRQVEAWWRRFPQANIGVPTGAASGLVVVDVDVHGTNGYDALHRADRAGLVMGWEFLVRTPTGGLHLYYPAADEMEQRSWQAGDAGIDFRGDGGYIVAPPSLRVIDGEMVPYRITELGTEPARPLDAGRLRGFLEPPRPPRRFPPRMRGQGRTDPQKLGLVGRRAHGPESEAGLGLVRARRGRRAVSGGAGRDAHGRAARLRVSGDHPHRHLRLQTHPRHPSSGR from the coding sequence ATGACGGTCCGTGATCTGTCGGCGATCTTCCTCGACGCCACCGACCAGCCTCTCCCGTACGCGGCCCGCGGGCTTGCGTCTGCGGGGGTGCCGGTGTTCCCGGTCGCGCCGCGCGACAAGGTGCCGCTGATCCGCCACGGCCGCGGGTTCCGGGACGCAACAACTGACCTGCGGCAGGTCGAGGCGTGGTGGCGGCGCTTCCCGCAGGCGAACATCGGTGTGCCGACCGGCGCTGCCTCCGGGCTGGTCGTGGTGGATGTGGACGTGCACGGCACGAACGGCTACGACGCCCTGCACCGCGCCGACCGAGCCGGCCTCGTCATGGGGTGGGAGTTCCTGGTGCGTACGCCGACGGGCGGCCTGCACCTCTACTACCCAGCCGCCGACGAGATGGAGCAGCGGTCGTGGCAGGCCGGGGACGCGGGGATCGACTTCCGCGGCGACGGCGGCTACATCGTCGCCCCACCCTCGCTGCGCGTGATCGACGGCGAGATGGTGCCGTACCGGATCACCGAGCTCGGCACTGAGCCCGCACGCCCGCTGGACGCGGGCCGGCTGCGGGGCTTTCTCGAACCGCCCCGCCCGCCGCGTCGATTCCCGCCTCGGATGCGCGGGCAGGGGCGGACTGATCCGCAGAAGCTCGGACTGGTTGGGCGGAGAGCGCACGGACCGGAATCGGAAGCTGGTCTGGGCCTCGTGCGTGCTCGCCGAGGAAGGCGTGCCGTATCGGGAGGCGCTGGACGCGATGCTCACGGTCGAGCAGCCCGACTTCGGGTCTCGGGAGATCACCCGCACCGTCACCTCCGGCTACAAACGCATCCACGGCACCCCAGCTCCGGCAGGTGA